tcatctcTATATTAGTTAATAACACAAATgtataaatgagaaaatggccttcattgtttataataattactaGAAATGTAATTcagagaaaattattattaattgtcTCGTTTAAGATAGAATAGGGtttgaatttatcaaatatgaaaaacagaTGAATACAAAATTGACCATACATATGCACTTAAATATTCTGATTTCTTTATAGTGTAATCTCattcaagaaaagctttggaaaaattccaacaaaaaaaaaactattttatatctGTGAATAATTAAACccctgaattttttttattctaattggaaaattggaaaatcaACTGAtctatttgtgtatttttcttcttgaattaattgagaaattaactaatatgttgttatttgtttgtatttatcttatataattcaacatttaacattttttttttttaactggtACATTGTATGATTGTTAGTTTGTTACTGAATTgcagttgttttttcttacattaaaaatttgagtttgtaaataagttttgCAACAGTTGTTGATGATAagtcatatttttattcttttaaattcaaggccaaatatttgatatatatgttggtcGAAAGACTTAATATATAGCCAACGTACGTATTTGGGTTGATCTAGCTAGTTTGGTTAAATCGAAATACTCTCTAGAccaatgttttgttgacaTAAACACTTGTTTTAATATGCatcaaaaattaaaggaagaaattattttataagaataatGAATTGATCACGtacttacatatttttatattgttatgttataatcatgaaaaaaacaaatcattaggAGTTTTCATAATTCAGAATTGGCAATACTTAGGCGCCCATCTACAGATTCGGGAGCTTCCCTTTGGAGAAGGAACAAACCACTTTTCATCACTGAATAATTGATTGTTGCAGATTTTCTTGCAAGCTTCATCACAAATTTCAGGAGTAGTTTTTTTCGCCGCTTTCAAGCACTCGTTTTGTGCACAATGTTTCACACACATTGTTATACTGTTTGATTGAGCAATGTGTGCTGAAAACATCATCGTCAATATAATTACGATTATTAAAACACTGCATGTTTGAATCCCCATAACGTATCGTTTTTAAGTATTAGTGATGATTTAATACAAATGAgtattacaaaatgttttactccttgtttatatttgtgaagaagatgatttggtgGGTAATGTTGGGTTAGTCTTGGTGATTTATATAGTGAAACtaatgttgtccatttttagcaattgttttaaatattttttttgtttctctagcAAACAAATTCTGTAGAGTTTCGTTGTgctttacttttttagttgTCCAAA
This sequence is a window from Arabidopsis thaliana chromosome 1 sequence. Protein-coding genes within it:
- a CDS encoding Plant thionin family protein (Plant thionin family protein; LOCATED IN: endomembrane system; BEST Arabidopsis thaliana protein match is: Plant thionin family protein (TAIR:AT1G34815.1); Has 72 Blast hits to 72 proteins in 2 species: Archae - 0; Bacteria - 0; Metazoa - 0; Fungi - 0; Plants - 72; Viruses - 0; Other Eukaryotes - 0 (source: NCBI BLink).), producing MGIQTCSVLIIVIILTMMFSAHIAQSNSITMCVKHCAQNECLKAAKKTTPEICDEACKKICNNQLFSDEKWFVPSPKGSSRICRWAPKYCQF